From the genome of Chlorocebus sabaeus isolate Y175 chromosome 2, mChlSab1.0.hap1, whole genome shotgun sequence, one region includes:
- the LOC103215467 gene encoding LOW QUALITY PROTEIN: cystatin-S (The sequence of the model RefSeq protein was modified relative to this genomic sequence to represent the inferred CDS: deleted 2 bases in 1 codon) translates to MAQTLCTLLLLLAALAGAQAWSPKEEDRMISGGIYDADLNDEWVQRALHFAISEYNKATEDEYYRRPMRVLRARKQVVARMNYFLDVELGRTICTKSQPNLDTCAFHEQPELQKKQLCSFQIYEVPWEDRMSLVNSRCQEA, encoded by the exons ATGGCCCAGACCCTGTGCACCCTGCTGCTCCTGCTGGCCGCCCTGGCTGGGGCCCAGGCCTGGAGCCCCAAGGAGGAGGATAGGATGATTTCAGGTGGCATCTATGACGCAGACCTCAATGATGAGTGGGTACAGCGTGCCCTTCACTTCGCCATCAGCGAGTACAACAAGGCCACCGAAGATGAGTACTACAGACGCCCAATGCGGGTGCTGCGAGCCAGAAAGCAG GTCGTGGCCAGAATGAATTACTTCCTCGATGTAGAGTTGGGCCGAACC ATATGTACCAAGTCCCAGCCCAACTTGGACACCTGTGCCTTCCATGAACAGCCAGAACTGCAGAAG AAACAGTTGTGCTCTTTCCAGATCTATGAAGTTCCCTGGGAGGACAGAATGTCCCTGGTGAATTCCAGGTGTCAAGAAGCCTAG
- the LOC103247033 gene encoding cystatin-9 — MSSPQRRKALPWALSLLLMGFQLLVTYARCSEEEMGGNNKLVQDPMFLATVEFALNAFNVQSKEEHAYRLLRVLSSWREDSLDRKWRGKMVFSMNLQLRQTVCWKFEDDIENCPFQESPELNNVRQCLSFPQVHNCGCCMGCGVGTGAADKAIPSDKGK, encoded by the exons ATGTCGAGTCCACAGAGGAGGAAGGCTCTGCCCTGGGCACTGTCACTGCTTCTCATGGGCTTCCAGCTCCTGGTGACCTATGCCCGGTGCTCTGAAGAGGAAATGGGTGGTAATAATAAACTAGTCCAGGATCCTATGTTCCTCGCCACAGTGGAGTTTGCCTTGAACGCTTTCAACGTGCAGAGCAAGGAGGAGCATGCCTACAGACTGTTGCGCGTTCTGAGTTCATGGAGAGAGGATAGCCTGGACAGAAAG TGGCGAGGTAAGATGGTGTTCTCCATGAATCTACAACTGCGCCAAACTGTATGTTGGAAATTTGAAGATGACATTGAAAACTGCCCTTTTCAAGAAAGCCCGGAGCTGAACAATGTAAGACAGTGCCTCAGCTTTCCTCAGGTCCACAACTGTGGATGCTGCATGGGGTGTGGTGTGGGCACAGGAGCAGCTGACAAAGCCATTCCGAGCGACAAAGGCAAGTGA